A DNA window from Salvelinus namaycush isolate Seneca chromosome 30, SaNama_1.0, whole genome shotgun sequence contains the following coding sequences:
- the LOC120024821 gene encoding putative sodium-coupled neutral amino acid transporter 8, producing MEELARESISLLARSASHADPPRLGSFGAIFIMLKSALGAGLLNFPWAFEKAGGVNKAISVEMVSLVFLISGLIILGYASSISRKNTYQDVVREVCGGAIGQLCEVCFCFNLFMISVAFLVVVQDQLDKLCVSLYETVTGSFEGEIPYHWYTDQRFHLFIMCLIFILPLSIPKEIGIQKYTSVLGTLAATYLCVAVIVKYYMMDEHSAVITPEHSEGKDSWASMFSVVPTICFGFQCHEACIAIYSSMENKKLSHWVIISVISMLFCLLIYTLTGIFGFLTFGRTVAADILMSYPGNDVVMIIARLLFGISIITIYPIILLLGRSVILDLMLRIRRRRHGGVTHSFENQCRVILTVIWITVTLLIAMFVPDMSEVISVIGGISAFFIFIFPGLCLVFTMQSEPVSPRVRVVCTVWGVITVIVGAFIFGQSTTIAIMEIFHKF from the exons ATGGAAGAACTTGCTCGTGAGAGTATCAGCCTGTTGGCGAGATCTGCGTCGCACGCGGATCCCCCACGGCTCGGTTCGTTCGGTGCCATCTTCATAATGCTCAAATCTGCCCTAGGCGCGGGACTGCTTAACTTCCCGTGGGCTTTCGAGAAGGCGGGAGGAGTCAATAAAGCCATCAGCGTTGAAATG GTATCACTGGTGTTCCTGATCAGCGGATTGATCATCCTGGGCTATGCTTCGTCCATCAGCAGAAAGAATACCTATCAGGACGTGGTGCGAGAGGTGTGTGGGGGGGCCATCGGCCAGCTGTGTGAGGTCTGCTTCTGCTTCAACCTCTTCATGATCTCTGTGGCCTTCCTGGTGGTGGTGCAGGACCAGCTAGACAAAC tgtgtgtgtctctgtatgagACTGTGACGGGGTCCTTTGAGGGCGAGATACCGTACCACTGGTACACGGACCAACGGTTCCACCTCTTCATCATGTGTCTCAtcttcatcctccctctctccatccccaaaGAGATTGGCATCCAGAAATACACCAG TGTGCTGGGCACTCTGGCTGCTACATATCTCTGTGTGGCTGTCATTGTCAAATACTACATGATGGACGAACATTCAGCCGTCATTACCCCAGAGCACAGTGAAGG AAAAGATTCATGGGCCTCAATGTTCAGCGTCGTCCCCACCATCTGTTTTGGCTTCCAG TGCCATGAGGCCTGTATAGCCATCTACAGCAGCATGGAGAACAAGAAGCTCTCCCATTGGGTGATCATCTCTGTGATCTCTATGCTCTTCTGTCTGCTCATCTACACACTTACAG GTATCTTTGGCTTCCTGACGTTTGGGCGCACAGTGGCGGCTGATATTCTGATGTCATATCCTGGAAATGATGTGGTCATGATCATTGCCAGACTGCTATTTGGAATATCAATCATCACCATCTATCCAATTATACTTCTGTTGGGAAG GTCTGTCATTCTGGACCTGATGTTGCGAATTCGTCGCCGTCGGCATGGTGGGGTCACACACTCATTTGAGAACCAATGCAGAGTGATTCTGACTGTCATCTGGATCACAGTCACCCTCCTCATCGCCATGTTCGTCCCTGACATGAGTGAGGTCATCAGCGTTATCGGAGGAATCAGTGCCTTCTTCATCTTTATCTTTCCTG GGCTTTGCCTGGTATTCACTATGCAGTCAGAGCCTGTGTCACCCAGAGTCAG GGTGGTGTGCACTGTGTGGGGTGTGATTACTGTAATTGTTGGAGCCTTCATTTTTGGACAGAGCACTACCATTGCCATTATGGAGATCTTCCACAAATTCTGA